The sequence CATGGCGAGGTTGGTCGACAGCTCGCCGTGAGCCCTCACCTTGGGCCGCTCGATCTCAAACTCCGGCAAGGGCGCAAACGGCGCCGCGGCCCTTTTCACGATCTCCCGAATCCTGTCCTTCATTGTGTCTTCTTCTCCACGGGCATTCCCAAGGTTTCCGCCGTCTTTCCGTCCGTGACGACGAGGACCTTCAGGCCCTCCGGGTGCAGGTACTGCTTGGCCACGCGGAGCACGTCTTCGGGGGTCACGGCGGCGATCCCCTTCTGGAAACGGACAAGATAGTCATCGGGGTAGCCCCAGAGACGGAACCGCGCCTGCTCCCTGACCTGGGCGAACCGCGTCTCAAAGTCGAAGACGAGGCCCCGCAAGATCGCCCGCTTCGCCGCCGACGTCTCCTCCGGCGTCACGCCGCCGTCTTGGGCCAAGGCGGTGACCATTTCCTTCATCTTATGGATGACCCAACCGGTGTTCTCCAAGGCCGTTTGCGCGACCGTCCGGAAGATCCCCAAGTCCCGGCCGAAGCCGAAGTCGCTCCAGACGCCGTAGGCCTTGCCGGCGGTGGAGCGGATCTCCTCACCCATCCGGGACGTGAGCGAACCGCTGCCTCCCAGGATGAAATTCATGACGATCAAGGCGAACTTGTCGGGATTGTCCCGCTTCGCGCCCAGATGGCCCATCACGACGGTCGATTGAGTCAGATCCGGACGCGGCAGCGCCGCGGACGCGGCCAGGTACGCGGGCGTCACCGGCGGAATCCCAGGCAAGGGTTCGGCGGCCTTCTGCCAGCCCTCCGTCCGGCCGCGGATTTTTTCCACGATCTCCTTTTCCGAAACGTCGCCCGACACGGCGATGAGGATGCGGTCGGGCTTGAGCGCGGCCTGGCAGAAGGCAACGACGTCGTCGCGCGTGACGGCGCCGATGGATTCCACGGTCGCCTTCCGGCCCCACGGGCTCGCGGACCCGTAGATCATGCCCGGGAACTCCCGGTAAGCGAGATGCAGGGGGTCTTCTTCGTCGCGGAGGATCGCGTCCTTCATCCGCTCCTTCACGATGCCGAAACGCGCGGCGTCCAGTGCGGGTTTCCGCAGGAGATCAAAGAGAATGTCCAGGCCCAGATCGACATCCTTGGTCAGGAGGCTCAAGGACGCGGAGAGGTATTCGGAGCTCGCGCCCATCTCCAAGGAGGCGCCGACGAACTCCAGGTCCTCCTCGATCGACGCGGGGTCGCGCCCCTCCGCCCCGCCCAGACGCGCCGCCTGCATGGCGAGAGACGCCAAGCCCTCGCGCCCGGGGGGATCGTAGACCGACCCGCCGCGGACGCTGAGCTGCATCTGCAGCGTCGGAAACTCGGGGTCTTCCAGGACCATGACCTCGATGCCGTTGGGGAGAACCGTCAGCGAGGGCTTCAAGGGCACGAAGAACCCGTCGCTCGAGGGCTTGCCGGCGCAACCCAGGGCGGCAACGATCAGGATGAAAGTCAAAAAGTGTTTCATGGTTTCCGCCTCTCGGCTCCAACCATTCCCTCGACCACCCATTCTGGGTACCCGGTCTCGGTCATGGTTCGAGCACCCCGACGGTGCGGTTTCCAGGCTGGAGGTATTTTTGGGCGACGCGGCGGACGTCCTCCGGGCCGAAACGGCCGATTTTTTCGAGGTACTCGGCCAGGTACCGCCAATTGCCGGCGACCGTCTCGAAGTACGTGAGCTGCGAGGCGAGCCCCTCGTTCGTCTTCAGCTGCCAGAGCAGGTCGACGGTCAGCCGGTTCTTGGCCTTCGTCAGCTCGCGCTCGGTGACGCCCTCGGTCCTGATCTTTTCGATCTCCTCATCCAAGGCCTTGATCACGTCGCCGGACGTCCCGTCGTTCAACGGGCTCACCTCGATCATGAAGAGATTCGGGAGGCGCGAACCGGGAATGCCCGTCGATGTGGAGACCGACGCCGCGAGCCTCTTCTCCAGCACCAGGCTGCGGTAGAAGCGCGACGACCGGCCGTCACCCAGGATCTGGTCGATCAGGTCGAAGACAAAGTCGTCGTCGTCGGGGAGCGTGGGTTTGCGGTAGCCGATCAGGATCCGCGGCCGGGCCTGAAGTTTAAGGCTCACCCTTCTTTCCTTTTCCTGGAGGACGACCGCGGCGGCGGGCCTCGTCTCCGGAGGCTGGGCGTTTCCATTGAACGTCACGCGGCCGAACGTCTCCTCCAGGATTTTCTTGACCTCGCCCGGGTCGAAGCGCCCGACGATCGCGCCGCTCATGTTTTCCGGCCGGTAGAATTTTTCAAAAAAGGCCCTGAGGTCCCCCGCCGTGAGTCCCAAGACGTCCTGGGCCGAACCGATCGTGGGCGAGTGATAAGGTCCCTCGGGAAACGCCGTCTGGATGAAGGCCTCGTAGAGACGGCCGTCCGGATCATTGTCCACGCGGAGCCGCCGCTCCTCCAGGACGACGTCTTTTTCCTCGTAGAATTCCCGAAAGACGGGTTTGAAGATGCGCTCCGACTCGATCTCCGCCCAGAAGCGGATCTTGTCCGACGGGAGTGAGACGTAATAGGTCGTCATGTCCTTGGAGGTGGTCGCGTTGTAGTCGGAGCCTCCGTTCTCGAGCATCATCTTGGCGAGCTGCTCTTTTTCCAGGAGCGGGACGAGTTTGTCGTGAAGCCCCTTGAGATCCTCCCGAAGGGTCCGGATCTTGGCGGCATCGGACTTGCCTCCCTTCCGGTATTCAGCGGCGAGCGCCTCGCCCGTCTTTTCGATCTCATTCAGGATCGGTTTTTCCTTTGCGTAGTCCTTGGTGCCGAGCCGTTCGGTCCCCTTGAAGGCCATGTGCTCCAAAAAGTGCGCGAGGCCCGTCTTGCCGGCCTCTTCGTCCAGTCCTCCGGCCTTGAAGCGGATCGTGGCGGTGAAGATCGGGGCCTCGCCGCGCGGATAGAGAAGGAACTTAAGCCCGTTGGCGAGTTTGACTTCCTGGACGCGGTCCGCCCAGGCCTGCAGGGCGGCCTTTTCGCCAGCGGATCGCGCGGGGAACGGAACGAGAACGGCGAGCAACACGGCGAGAATTCTTATTTTCCGCACCGCAACTCCTTGCCACCCCGAAACTTGGCAATGCAAACGATTTCTTTCCCCGAAACGACCGTGATCGACGCCGCGACCGAACTCCCGTCGGGTTCATAGGCGACGCGCACCGAGTGGCGTCCG comes from bacterium and encodes:
- a CDS encoding pitrilysin family protein; amino-acid sequence: MKHFLTFILIVAALGCAGKPSSDGFFVPLKPSLTVLPNGIEVMVLEDPEFPTLQMQLSVRGGSVYDPPGREGLASLAMQAARLGGAEGRDPASIEEDLEFVGASLEMGASSEYLSASLSLLTKDVDLGLDILFDLLRKPALDAARFGIVKERMKDAILRDEEDPLHLAYREFPGMIYGSASPWGRKATVESIGAVTRDDVVAFCQAALKPDRILIAVSGDVSEKEIVEKIRGRTEGWQKAAEPLPGIPPVTPAYLAASAALPRPDLTQSTVVMGHLGAKRDNPDKFALIVMNFILGGSGSLTSRMGEEIRSTAGKAYGVWSDFGFGRDLGIFRTVAQTALENTGWVIHKMKEMVTALAQDGGVTPEETSAAKRAILRGLVFDFETRFAQVREQARFRLWGYPDDYLVRFQKGIAAVTPEDVLRVAKQYLHPEGLKVLVVTDGKTAETLGMPVEKKTQ
- a CDS encoding pitrilysin family protein translates to MRKIRILAVLLAVLVPFPARSAGEKAALQAWADRVQEVKLANGLKFLLYPRGEAPIFTATIRFKAGGLDEEAGKTGLAHFLEHMAFKGTERLGTKDYAKEKPILNEIEKTGEALAAEYRKGGKSDAAKIRTLREDLKGLHDKLVPLLEKEQLAKMMLENGGSDYNATTSKDMTTYYVSLPSDKIRFWAEIESERIFKPVFREFYEEKDVVLEERRLRVDNDPDGRLYEAFIQTAFPEGPYHSPTIGSAQDVLGLTAGDLRAFFEKFYRPENMSGAIVGRFDPGEVKKILEETFGRVTFNGNAQPPETRPAAAVVLQEKERRVSLKLQARPRILIGYRKPTLPDDDDFVFDLIDQILGDGRSSRFYRSLVLEKRLAASVSTSTGIPGSRLPNLFMIEVSPLNDGTSGDVIKALDEEIEKIRTEGVTERELTKAKNRLTVDLLWQLKTNEGLASQLTYFETVAGNWRYLAEYLEKIGRFGPEDVRRVAQKYLQPGNRTVGVLEP